Proteins from one Listeria innocua genomic window:
- the atpB gene encoding F0F1 ATP synthase subunit A, which produces MEEEFPTISLLGIDFNLSNILMITVTCVIVLLIAIICTRNLQRRPTGKQNFIEWVMDFVRGIINSNMDWKTGGRFHVLGITLLMFIFVANMLGLPFQIAINDEVWWRSPTADPIVTLTLAIMVLGLTHYYGIKMRGFKHYFVGTYFSPMKFLFPLKLVEEFANTLTLGLRLYGNIFAGEVLLTIIATQLAHMNIFVGVLAIIPALLWQGFSIFIGAIQAYIFTMLTMVYMSHKVSDEH; this is translated from the coding sequence TTGGAAGAGGAATTTCCAACGATAAGCCTATTAGGGATCGACTTTAATCTATCTAATATTTTGATGATTACTGTGACTTGTGTCATCGTTCTTCTAATAGCCATTATCTGTACCAGAAATCTGCAACGCCGACCTACCGGAAAGCAGAACTTCATTGAATGGGTTATGGATTTTGTCAGAGGTATTATTAATAGTAATATGGATTGGAAAACCGGTGGGAGATTCCATGTGCTTGGTATTACGCTACTAATGTTTATTTTCGTAGCTAATATGCTAGGACTGCCATTTCAAATCGCGATTAACGATGAAGTATGGTGGCGTTCACCTACAGCGGATCCAATTGTCACATTAACACTTGCGATAATGGTTCTTGGCTTAACGCATTACTATGGTATTAAAATGCGTGGTTTCAAGCACTATTTTGTTGGTACTTACTTTAGTCCAATGAAATTTTTATTCCCACTTAAATTAGTAGAAGAATTTGCTAATACTTTAACGCTTGGTTTACGTCTTTACGGTAATATTTTCGCCGGCGAAGTTTTGTTAACCATCATTGCAACACAACTTGCTCATATGAACATATTTGTAGGTGTGCTAGCAATAATTCCTGCGTTACTATGGCAAGGATTCTCAATTTTCATTGGGGCAATTCAAGCGTACATTTTCACTATGCTGACCATGGTTTACATGTCGCATAAGGTAAGTGACGAACATTAA
- the wecB gene encoding non-hydrolyzing UDP-N-acetylglucosamine 2-epimerase, translating to MAKIKVMSIFGTRPEAIKMAPLVLALEKESETFESTVVITAQHREMLDQVLEIFDIKPDIDLDIMKKGQTLADITSRVMNGINDVIAKENPDIVLVHGDTTTSFAAGLATFYQQKKLGHVEAGLRTWNKYSPFPEEMNRQLTGVMADMHFSPTKQAKENLLAEGKNPATIFVTGNTAIDALKTTVQEDYHHPILENLGDNRLILMTAHRRENLGEPMQGMFEAVREIVESREDVELVYPMHLNPAVREKAMSILGGHDRIHLIEPLDAIDFHNFLRKSYLVFTDSGGVQEEAPGMGVPVLVLRDTTERPEGIEAGTLKLIGTSKENLIKEALELLDNKESHDKMAKAANPYGDGLAANRILEAIKSQFNGTKRPEDFIV from the coding sequence TTGGCTAAAATCAAAGTAATGAGCATCTTTGGAACAAGACCAGAGGCAATCAAGATGGCGCCGCTCGTTTTGGCATTAGAAAAAGAATCAGAAACGTTTGAGTCAACGGTAGTTATTACCGCGCAACACCGTGAAATGTTGGATCAAGTCTTAGAAATTTTTGATATAAAACCTGATATTGACTTAGATATAATGAAAAAAGGACAAACCTTAGCTGATATAACTTCACGCGTAATGAACGGAATTAATGATGTTATTGCTAAGGAAAATCCTGATATTGTCCTAGTTCACGGTGATACGACTACAAGTTTTGCCGCCGGACTAGCTACTTTTTATCAACAAAAAAAGCTTGGACATGTCGAAGCGGGACTTAGAACTTGGAATAAATATTCGCCGTTCCCAGAAGAAATGAATCGTCAATTAACTGGAGTAATGGCGGATATGCATTTTTCTCCAACGAAACAAGCTAAAGAAAACCTGCTTGCGGAAGGGAAAAATCCAGCTACTATTTTTGTAACAGGAAATACTGCCATTGATGCCCTTAAAACAACTGTTCAAGAGGATTATCATCATCCTATTTTAGAGAATCTTGGTGATAATCGCTTAATACTCATGACTGCTCACCGGAGAGAAAATCTGGGAGAACCTATGCAAGGTATGTTTGAAGCGGTTCGCGAAATTGTCGAGAGTCGTGAGGATGTGGAACTTGTATATCCGATGCATTTGAATCCAGCTGTTAGGGAAAAAGCAATGAGTATTTTAGGTGGTCATGATCGCATTCATTTGATTGAACCACTAGATGCTATTGACTTTCATAATTTCTTACGCAAATCTTACCTTGTTTTTACTGATTCAGGTGGCGTACAAGAAGAAGCGCCGGGCATGGGAGTACCTGTTTTAGTTTTACGAGACACAACAGAACGCCCAGAAGGCATCGAAGCAGGCACGTTAAAACTAATTGGGACGAGTAAAGAAAATCTCATAAAAGAAGCATTAGAATTACTTGATAATAAAGAAAGCCATGATAAAATGGCGAAAGCGGCCAATCCATATGGTGATGGACTTGCTGCAAATAGAATTTTAGAAGCAATCAAAAGTCAGTTTAATGGAACGAAGCGACCAGAAGATTTTATCGTGTAA
- a CDS encoding F0F1 ATP synthase subunit delta, with product MSKDLEVAGRYANALFQVAQDKDLVDVFSEELTELKAALNANKDFVKLLENPTFTTEQKKNLASAVFEKINPTLRDFIYLLIDRSREDYLSVIADVYQKRVNDLRGVADADVYSVVPLSEQELTALSRVFAAKMNKTKLNIQNHIDKSLLGGVKVVIGTRIYDDSLKTKLKDMERQIKA from the coding sequence ATGAGTAAAGATTTGGAAGTTGCAGGTCGCTATGCCAATGCGCTTTTTCAAGTAGCTCAAGATAAAGATTTAGTCGACGTTTTTTCAGAAGAACTAACTGAATTAAAAGCGGCATTAAATGCAAATAAAGATTTTGTAAAACTACTTGAAAATCCTACTTTCACGACCGAGCAAAAGAAAAATCTTGCCAGCGCTGTTTTTGAAAAAATCAATCCGACATTAAGAGATTTTATTTATCTTTTAATTGACCGTAGCAGAGAAGATTATCTTTCTGTTATTGCGGACGTTTACCAAAAACGCGTAAATGACTTGCGCGGAGTTGCGGATGCAGATGTTTATTCTGTTGTCCCGCTTTCTGAACAAGAACTTACGGCGCTCTCGAGAGTATTTGCTGCGAAAATGAACAAAACAAAATTAAACATTCAAAATCACATTGATAAATCCCTTCTTGGTGGAGTCAAAGTGGTTATTGGAACCCGTATATATGATGACAGTCTAAAAACGAAATTAAAGGACATGGAACGGCAAATTAAAGCCTAG
- a CDS encoding ATP synthase subunit I translates to MLESLIGMYHRHQKYMVLFIAVCLCGWFLTPYIHIFLGLKLGLIVGWFNYWLLMRRTQSMTRALAENRSFYGMGMPFRMGSVLFATIIATQLPEYFHVYSMVIGLGLAYAIIFLDFFVYSMYRRKKFLKREG, encoded by the coding sequence ATGTTAGAATCGCTAATTGGCATGTATCATCGTCATCAAAAGTATATGGTTCTTTTTATTGCTGTTTGTCTTTGTGGATGGTTTTTAACCCCTTACATACATATTTTCTTGGGACTTAAATTGGGTTTAATCGTCGGCTGGTTTAACTACTGGTTATTAATGAGGCGTACACAATCAATGACTAGAGCTTTGGCTGAAAATCGTTCTTTTTATGGTATGGGAATGCCATTTAGAATGGGGAGCGTGTTATTTGCTACTATTATAGCGACGCAACTGCCGGAATATTTTCATGTTTATAGCATGGTAATCGGACTTGGGCTTGCATATGCAATTATTTTTCTGGATTTTTTTGTGTATTCCATGTACCGCAGAAAAAAGTTTTTAAAAAGAGAGGGGTGA
- the atpF gene encoding F0F1 ATP synthase subunit B, producing the protein MLQPHLVIGSAFTFGDAFFTLFAFAILLVLIRIYAWKPLMGVMKEREEHIGSEIDAAEESRAQAEQLLAEQKSVLQQARVESQTMIENAKQLGEKEREEIVKTARRESERIKEEAKADIAREKEDAISALREQVGSLSVLIASKVIEKNLDEKEQSNLIQDYIERLGDDK; encoded by the coding sequence GTGTTACAACCACATTTAGTAATTGGTTCCGCATTTACGTTTGGTGATGCATTCTTCACACTTTTTGCTTTCGCGATTTTGCTAGTTTTAATCCGAATTTATGCTTGGAAACCTCTTATGGGAGTTATGAAAGAGCGTGAAGAGCATATTGGTTCTGAAATTGATGCGGCTGAAGAAAGCCGTGCTCAAGCAGAACAACTACTTGCCGAACAAAAAAGTGTTTTACAACAAGCTCGTGTTGAATCTCAAACAATGATTGAGAATGCAAAACAGCTTGGTGAAAAAGAACGCGAAGAAATTGTCAAAACTGCTAGACGTGAATCAGAACGTATAAAAGAAGAAGCAAAAGCCGATATTGCACGTGAAAAAGAAGATGCTATTTCTGCTCTTCGTGAACAAGTCGGTTCCTTATCTGTTCTTATTGCATCGAAAGTCATCGAAAAAAATCTGGATGAAAAAGAACAATCTAACCTTATCCAAGATTATATCGAAAGGCTAGGGGATGACAAATGA
- the atpE gene encoding F0F1 ATP synthase subunit C, producing MSLGVIAAAIAVGLGALGAGIGNGLIVSKTVEGVARQPEARSMLQTIMFIGIGLVEALPIIAVVIAFMVLNK from the coding sequence ATGTCTTTAGGTGTTATTGCAGCTGCTATTGCTGTTGGATTAGGTGCATTAGGTGCGGGTATTGGTAACGGTCTTATCGTATCAAAAACTGTCGAGGGTGTTGCGCGTCAACCAGAAGCGCGTTCTATGCTACAAACAATCATGTTCATTGGTATCGGTCTTGTTGAGGCCCTTCCTATCATCGCTGTAGTTATTGCGTTCATGGTTCTTAATAAATAA
- the atpA gene encoding F0F1 ATP synthase subunit alpha, which translates to MSIKAEEISSIIKQQIENYQSELKVSDVGTVTYIGDGIARAHGLDNAMAGELLEFSNGVMGMAQNLETNDVGIIILGPYTEIREGDEVRRTGKIMEVPVGEALIGRVVNSLGQPVDGLGPIETTGTRPIEAVAPGVMQRQSVNEPLQTGIKAIDALVPIGRGQRELIIGDRQTGKTSVAIDTILNQADQDMICIYVAIGQKESTVRNAVETLRHHGALDYTIVVTAAASQPAPLLYLAPYAGVAMAEEFMYSGKHVLVVYDDLSKQAAAYRELSLLLRRPPGREAYPGDVFYLHSRLLERAAKLNDSLGGGSITALPFVETQAGDISAYIPTNVISITDGQIFLQSDLFFSGVRPAINAGLSVSRVGGSAQIKAMKTVAGTLRLDLAAYRELESFSQFGSDLDAATRAKLERGKRTVEVLKQDLHKPLKVEKQVLILYALVHKYLDDVPVHDVLRFESEMNTWFDHNHPELLEEIRTTKKLPDEAKLEAALKEFKNTFVPSEEK; encoded by the coding sequence ATGAGCATTAAGGCTGAAGAGATCAGCTCAATCATAAAACAGCAGATTGAAAATTATCAATCTGAACTAAAAGTGAGTGATGTTGGTACGGTTACCTACATTGGTGACGGTATTGCGCGTGCTCATGGACTCGATAATGCAATGGCTGGTGAATTGTTAGAGTTCTCAAATGGTGTAATGGGTATGGCCCAAAACTTAGAAACAAATGATGTTGGTATCATTATTCTAGGTCCTTACACTGAAATCCGTGAAGGCGATGAAGTTCGTCGTACCGGTAAAATCATGGAAGTTCCTGTTGGCGAAGCGCTTATTGGGCGTGTAGTTAACTCATTAGGTCAACCTGTTGATGGTTTAGGCCCAATTGAAACAACTGGAACTCGTCCGATTGAAGCAGTAGCACCTGGTGTTATGCAACGTCAATCGGTAAACGAACCACTACAAACAGGTATTAAAGCAATTGATGCACTTGTTCCTATTGGTCGTGGTCAACGTGAGTTAATCATTGGTGACCGCCAAACTGGTAAAACATCTGTAGCAATTGATACAATTCTAAACCAAGCTGACCAAGACATGATTTGTATTTATGTTGCCATCGGTCAAAAAGAATCTACTGTTCGTAATGCCGTAGAAACATTACGTCATCACGGCGCATTAGATTACACAATCGTCGTAACTGCAGCAGCATCTCAACCAGCGCCACTTCTTTATTTGGCACCTTATGCTGGTGTTGCTATGGCTGAAGAATTCATGTACAGCGGTAAACACGTTTTAGTTGTATATGATGACTTATCCAAACAAGCAGCTGCTTATCGTGAGCTGTCTCTATTACTTCGTCGTCCTCCAGGTCGTGAAGCTTATCCAGGGGATGTTTTCTACTTACACTCCCGTTTACTTGAACGTGCTGCAAAATTAAATGATAGCTTAGGTGGCGGATCCATTACGGCTCTTCCATTCGTAGAAACACAAGCCGGAGACATTTCCGCTTATATTCCTACAAACGTTATCTCAATTACTGACGGACAAATCTTCTTGCAATCTGATTTATTCTTCTCCGGAGTACGTCCAGCGATCAACGCCGGGCTTTCTGTATCCCGTGTAGGTGGATCAGCGCAAATTAAAGCAATGAAAACTGTTGCCGGAACACTTCGTCTAGATCTTGCCGCTTACCGTGAGCTAGAATCCTTCTCACAATTCGGTTCTGACTTGGACGCAGCTACTCGTGCGAAACTAGAACGTGGTAAACGTACAGTAGAAGTTCTAAAACAAGATTTGCACAAACCTTTGAAAGTTGAAAAACAAGTATTGATTCTTTATGCACTTGTTCATAAATATCTGGATGATGTACCAGTTCATGATGTTCTGCGTTTTGAGTCCGAAATGAATACATGGTTTGATCATAATCACCCAGAGCTTTTGGAAGAAATTCGTACAACGAAAAAACTTCCTGACGAAGCGAAACTTGAAGCAGCATTAAAAGAATTTAAAAATACATTTGTTCCTTCTGAAGAAAAATAA
- a CDS encoding F0F1 ATP synthase subunit gamma encodes MASLIDIKQRITSTRKTSQITKAMQMVSAAKLGRAESNARSYEPYVSKIKDVVTHVASTGNSSDHPMLVSRPVHRTGYIVLTSDTGLAGSYNSSVIKEVFQEINKKHTSSDEYAIITVGRSARDFFKARQMNVVLEVQGITDHPIFAEIKDIASNTVQMFEDGVYDEVFIYYNHHINSISSELRKEQLLPLTEFHEKGKETDVDLTTYEFEPSEQEILEVLLPQYVESLIFGALLDAKAAEHAARMTAMRSATDNASDLISDLSLQYNRARQAAITQEITEIVGGAAALE; translated from the coding sequence TTGGCATCTTTAATCGATATTAAACAACGAATAACTTCTACGCGTAAAACAAGTCAAATTACAAAAGCAATGCAAATGGTATCAGCAGCAAAACTAGGTCGTGCAGAATCAAACGCTCGTTCATATGAGCCTTACGTTTCTAAAATTAAAGACGTAGTAACACATGTTGCTAGCACTGGTAACAGCAGCGACCATCCAATGCTTGTATCTAGACCTGTTCACCGTACTGGTTATATCGTACTTACTTCTGATACTGGACTTGCAGGTTCTTACAACAGTTCCGTAATCAAAGAAGTATTTCAAGAAATTAATAAAAAGCATACGTCAAGTGATGAATATGCAATAATCACTGTAGGTAGATCTGCTCGTGACTTCTTTAAAGCGCGTCAAATGAATGTGGTTTTAGAAGTACAAGGTATTACAGATCACCCGATATTTGCGGAAATTAAAGATATTGCTAGTAACACAGTTCAAATGTTTGAAGATGGTGTTTATGACGAGGTTTTCATTTATTATAATCACCATATCAATTCTATTTCTAGTGAACTGAGAAAAGAGCAACTACTACCACTGACGGAATTTCACGAAAAAGGTAAAGAAACGGATGTAGATTTAACTACTTACGAATTTGAGCCTTCCGAACAAGAAATCCTGGAAGTATTATTACCGCAATATGTGGAAAGCCTAATTTTCGGAGCACTTCTGGATGCCAAAGCCGCTGAACATGCTGCTCGTATGACTGCCATGAGAAGCGCGACAGATAATGCATCCGATTTAATCAGTGACTTATCACTACAATATAACCGTGCTCGCCAAGCTGCGATCACGCAAGAAATTACCGAAATCGTCGGAGGAGCAGCCGCGCTCGAATAG
- the upp gene encoding uracil phosphoribosyltransferase has product MANVHVINHPLVQHKLTIIRDKNTGTKAFRELVDEVATLMAYEITRDMELEDIQVETPLQTTTAKTLTGKKLGVVPILRAGLGMQDGILKLIPAAKVGHVGLYRDHDTLEPVEYFVKLPSDVEERLFIVVDPMLATGGSAIMAIDCLKKRGARNMKFMCLVAAPEGVKALQEAHPDVEIYVAGLDEKLDENGYIRPGLGDAGDRLFGTK; this is encoded by the coding sequence ATGGCAAACGTACACGTAATTAATCACCCTTTAGTACAACACAAATTAACAATTATTCGAGATAAAAATACGGGAACAAAAGCATTCCGCGAACTTGTAGATGAAGTCGCTACATTAATGGCGTACGAAATTACACGTGATATGGAACTTGAAGACATCCAAGTTGAAACACCACTACAAACAACAACTGCAAAAACACTTACAGGTAAAAAATTAGGTGTAGTGCCAATTTTAAGAGCTGGTCTTGGTATGCAAGATGGCATTTTAAAACTTATCCCTGCTGCTAAAGTAGGTCATGTAGGTCTTTACCGTGATCATGATACACTTGAACCAGTAGAATATTTTGTAAAACTACCTTCTGATGTGGAAGAACGTCTTTTCATCGTTGTAGACCCAATGCTTGCAACTGGTGGATCAGCAATTATGGCTATCGATTGCTTGAAAAAACGCGGCGCTCGCAACATGAAATTCATGTGTCTAGTAGCAGCTCCTGAAGGCGTTAAAGCTCTTCAAGAAGCACATCCTGATGTAGAAATCTATGTGGCTGGCTTAGACGAGAAGCTAGACGAAAATGGTTATATCCGTCCAGGCTTAGGAGATGCTGGCGATAGATTATTCGGAACTAAATAA